One segment of Cyprinus carpio isolate SPL01 chromosome A17, ASM1834038v1, whole genome shotgun sequence DNA contains the following:
- the LOC109074501 gene encoding alpha-actinin-2 isoform X2 produces MMNQIDLSDPYDNGYEPDDYMMPEEEWDRDLLLDPAWEKQQRKTFTAWCNSHLRKAGTQIENIEEDFRNGLKLMLLLEVISGERLPKPDRGKMRFHKIANVNKALDFITSKGVKLVSIGAEEIVDGNVKMTLGMIWTIILRFAIQDISVEETSAKEGLLLWCQRKTAPYRNVNVQNFHVSWKDGLALCALIHRHRPDLIDYAKLNKDDPLGNLNLAFDIAEKHLDIPKMLDAEDILNTPKPDERAIMTYVSCFYHAFAGAEQAETAANRICKVLGVNQENEKLMEDYERLASELLEWIRRTIPWLENRVPEKTMSEMQRKLEDFRDYRRKHKPPKVQEKCQLEISFNTLQTKLRISNRPAFMPSEGKMVSDIASAWQGLEQVEKGYEEWLLTEIRRLERLDHLAEKFRQKATNHQSWAAGKEEMLTRKDYESASLMEVRALLRKHEAFESDLSAHQDRVEQIAAIAQELNELDYHDVASVNQRCQSICDLWDQLGTLTQKRRESLERTEKLLETVEQLFLEYAKRSAPFNNWMEGAMEDLQDMFIVHTIEEVQTLIAAHEQFKATLPEADAERQAILGIQQEVLKISQNYGIRGDLTNPYSTITTEEIAIKWDKVKKLVPQRDSALQEELALQHANERLRRQFAAQANLIGPWIQARMEEIGRCSMAMGGTLEDQMTQLKQCEHVIVSYKPNIDRLEGDHQLIQESLIFDNKHTNYTMEHIRVGWELLLTTVARTINEIETQILTRDAKGISQEQMNEFRSSFNHFDRKKNGAMDSDDFRACLISMGYDLGEVEFARIMMLVDPNASGVVSFQSFIDFMTRETADTDTAEQVIASFRILAADKPYILADELRRELPPDQAEYCISRMPPYSGPGALPGALDYTAFSSALYGESDL; encoded by the exons ATGATGAATCAGATCGACCTTTCGGATCCATATGATAATGGATATGAACCGGACGACTACATGATGCCCGAGGAAGAATGGGACCGGGATTTACTGCTAGATCCAGCTTGGGAAAAACAGCAACGGAAG ACGTTCACGGCCTGGTGCAACTCTCACCTGAGGAAAGCTGGGACACAGATTGAGAACATAGAGGAAGACTTCAGGAATGGCCTTAAACTAATGCTGCTGCTTGAAGTCATCTCAG GTGAGAGGTTACCCAAGCCTGACAGAGGAAAGATGCGTTTTCACAAGATAGCCAATGTCAACAAAGCCCTTGATTTCATCACCAGTAAAGGAGTGAAACTGGTCTCCATTGGAGCTGAAG AAATTGTGGATGGAAATGTGAAAATGACTCTTGGAATGATCTGGACCATCATCCTTCGCTTCGCCATTCAGGATATCTCTGTTGAAG AAACTTCGGCCAAAGAAGGACTTCTGCTGTGGTGTCAGAGGAAGACTGCTCCCTACAGGAATGTCAATGTTCAAAACTTTCATGTCAG CTGGAAGGATGGATTGGCGCTGTGCGCTCTTATCCACAGGCACAGGCCTGACCTCATTGACTACGCCAAACTCAACAAG GATGATCCTCTGGGTAATCTGAATTTGGCATTTGACATTGCTGAAAAACATTTGGACATCCCCAAAATGCTGGATGCCGAGG ACATCCTGAACACCCCTAAGCCTGATGAGAGAGCTATTATGACATATGTGTCCTGTTTCTACCATGCCTTTGCTGGAGCTGAACAG GCTGAAACTGCTGCTAACAGGATCTGTAAGGTGCTGGGAGTGAATCAGGAAAATGAGAAGCTGATGGAGGACTATGAAAGACTGGCTAGTGAG CTGTTGGAGTGGATCAGACGTACAATTCCTTGGCTTGAGAATCGTGTGCCGGAGAAGACCATGTCGGAGATGCAGCGGAAGCTGGAGGATTTCCGAGATTACCGCAGGAAGCACAAACCTCCCAAAGTGCAGGAGAAGTGTCAACTGGAAATCAGCTTCAACACCCTTCAGACTAAACTCCGCATTAGCAACCGGCCTGCGTTTATGCCCTCTGAGGGCAAGATGGTTTCG gACATAGCAAGTGCATGGCAGGGGCTGGAACAGGTAGAGAAGGGCTATGAGGAATGGCTGCTGACAGAGATCAGGAGACTGGAACGACTGGATCATCTAGCAGAGAAATTCAGGCAGAAGGCTACCAACCATCAGAGCTGGGCTGCAG GTAAGGAGGAGATGTTGACCCGGAAGGACTACGAGTCAGCATCTTTAATGGAAGTCCGAGCTTTGCTGAGGAAACACGAGGCATTTGAGAGTGACCTTTCCGCCCACCAGGACAGAGTTGAGCAGATTGCTGCTATTGCTCAGGAGCTCAA TGAGCTGGACTATCATGATGTTGCTTCAGTGAATCAAAGGTGTCAAAGTATTTGTGACCTCTGGGACCAACTGGGTACACTCACTCAGAAACGCAGAGAGTCTTTGGAG AGGACAGAGAAACTTTTGGAGACGGTGGAGCAGTTGTTTCTGGAATACGCAAAGAGATCTGCACCCTTTAATAACTGGATGGAGGGAGCCATGGAAGACTTACAGGATATGTTCATAGTGCACACCATTGAAGAGGTCCAG ACTCTGATAGCTGCTCACGAGCAGTTTAAGGCCACACTTCCTGAGGCAGATGCAGAAAGGCAGGCGATCCTTGGCATACAGCAGGAAGTCCTGAAGATCTCTCAGAATTACGGCATTCGTGGAGACCTCACCAACCCCTACAGCACCATAACTACAGAAGAGATTGCCATCAAGTGGGACAAG GTGAAGAAGCTGGTTCCCCAGCGTGACAGTGCACTGCAGGAGGAGTTAGCGCTACAGCATGCTAACGAAAGGCTCAGACGCCAGTTTGCTGCTCAAGCCAACCTCATCGGACCCTGGATACAGGCCAGGATGGAG gAAATTGGTCGTTGTTCTATGGCGATGGGCGGGACTTTGGAGGATCAGATGACCCAGCTGAAGCAATGTGAGCATGTGATCGTCAGCTATAAACCCAACATAGACAGACTGGAGGGAGATCACCAACTCATCCAGGAGTCACTTATCTTTGACAACAAGCATACTAACTACACTATGGag CATATTCGTGTTGGCTGGGAGCTCCTTTTGACTACAGTCGCTCGCACTATTAATGAAATCGAGACTCAAATTCTGACACGTGATGCAAAGGGCATCAGCCAGGAGCAGATGAATGAATTCCGATCCTCTTTCAACCACTTTGATCGG AAGAAGAATGGGGCGATGGATTCTGATGACTTTAGGGCCTGTCTGATCTCGATGGGTTATGATCTG ggTGAGGTGGAGTTTGCTCGGATCATGATGCTGGTTGATCCAAATGCTTCAGGCGTTGTGTCATTCCAGTCTTTCATTGACTTCATGACAAGAGAGACAGCGGACACAGACACAGCTGAACAGGTCATCGCTTCCTTCAGGATCCTCGCTGCagacaag CCATATATTCTGGCAGATGAGTTGAGACGAGAGCTTCCTCCAGACCAGGCAGAGTACTGCATCAGCAGGATGCCCCCATACTCTGGCCCTGGAGCTCTGCCTGGAGCCCTGGACTACACTGCCTTCTCCAGTGCCCTCTATGGAGAGAGTGACCTTTAA
- the LOC109074501 gene encoding alpha-actinin-2 isoform X1, with translation MMNQIDLSDPYDNGYEPDDYMMPEEEWDRDLLLDPAWEKQQRKTFTAWCNSHLRKAGTQIENIEEDFRNGLKLMLLLEVISGERLPKPDRGKMRFHKIANVNKALDFITSKGVKLVSIGAEEIVDGNVKMTLGMIWTIILRFAIQDISVEETSAKEGLLLWCQRKTAPYRNVNVQNFHVSWKDGLALCALIHRHRPDLIDYAKLNKDDPLGNLNLAFDIAEKHLDIPKMLDAEDILNTPKPDERAIMTYVSCFYHAFAGAEQVLCFACARFSRSYLSIHLYLSSYCVSLPQAETAANRICKVLGVNQENEKLMEDYERLASELLEWIRRTIPWLENRVPEKTMSEMQRKLEDFRDYRRKHKPPKVQEKCQLEISFNTLQTKLRISNRPAFMPSEGKMVSDIASAWQGLEQVEKGYEEWLLTEIRRLERLDHLAEKFRQKATNHQSWAAGKEEMLTRKDYESASLMEVRALLRKHEAFESDLSAHQDRVEQIAAIAQELNELDYHDVASVNQRCQSICDLWDQLGTLTQKRRESLERTEKLLETVEQLFLEYAKRSAPFNNWMEGAMEDLQDMFIVHTIEEVQTLIAAHEQFKATLPEADAERQAILGIQQEVLKISQNYGIRGDLTNPYSTITTEEIAIKWDKVKKLVPQRDSALQEELALQHANERLRRQFAAQANLIGPWIQARMEEIGRCSMAMGGTLEDQMTQLKQCEHVIVSYKPNIDRLEGDHQLIQESLIFDNKHTNYTMEHIRVGWELLLTTVARTINEIETQILTRDAKGISQEQMNEFRSSFNHFDRKKNGAMDSDDFRACLISMGYDLGEVEFARIMMLVDPNASGVVSFQSFIDFMTRETADTDTAEQVIASFRILAADKPYILADELRRELPPDQAEYCISRMPPYSGPGALPGALDYTAFSSALYGESDL, from the exons ATGATGAATCAGATCGACCTTTCGGATCCATATGATAATGGATATGAACCGGACGACTACATGATGCCCGAGGAAGAATGGGACCGGGATTTACTGCTAGATCCAGCTTGGGAAAAACAGCAACGGAAG ACGTTCACGGCCTGGTGCAACTCTCACCTGAGGAAAGCTGGGACACAGATTGAGAACATAGAGGAAGACTTCAGGAATGGCCTTAAACTAATGCTGCTGCTTGAAGTCATCTCAG GTGAGAGGTTACCCAAGCCTGACAGAGGAAAGATGCGTTTTCACAAGATAGCCAATGTCAACAAAGCCCTTGATTTCATCACCAGTAAAGGAGTGAAACTGGTCTCCATTGGAGCTGAAG AAATTGTGGATGGAAATGTGAAAATGACTCTTGGAATGATCTGGACCATCATCCTTCGCTTCGCCATTCAGGATATCTCTGTTGAAG AAACTTCGGCCAAAGAAGGACTTCTGCTGTGGTGTCAGAGGAAGACTGCTCCCTACAGGAATGTCAATGTTCAAAACTTTCATGTCAG CTGGAAGGATGGATTGGCGCTGTGCGCTCTTATCCACAGGCACAGGCCTGACCTCATTGACTACGCCAAACTCAACAAG GATGATCCTCTGGGTAATCTGAATTTGGCATTTGACATTGCTGAAAAACATTTGGACATCCCCAAAATGCTGGATGCCGAGG ACATCCTGAACACCCCTAAGCCTGATGAGAGAGCTATTATGACATATGTGTCCTGTTTCTACCATGCCTTTGCTGGAGCTGAACAGGTATTGTGTTTTGCATGTGCTAGATTTAGCAGATCGTATCTTTCCATCCATCTCTACCTTAGTTCTTACTGTGTTTCTCTCCCTCAGGCTGAAACTGCTGCTAACAGGATCTGTAAGGTGCTGGGAGTGAATCAGGAAAATGAGAAGCTGATGGAGGACTATGAAAGACTGGCTAGTGAG CTGTTGGAGTGGATCAGACGTACAATTCCTTGGCTTGAGAATCGTGTGCCGGAGAAGACCATGTCGGAGATGCAGCGGAAGCTGGAGGATTTCCGAGATTACCGCAGGAAGCACAAACCTCCCAAAGTGCAGGAGAAGTGTCAACTGGAAATCAGCTTCAACACCCTTCAGACTAAACTCCGCATTAGCAACCGGCCTGCGTTTATGCCCTCTGAGGGCAAGATGGTTTCG gACATAGCAAGTGCATGGCAGGGGCTGGAACAGGTAGAGAAGGGCTATGAGGAATGGCTGCTGACAGAGATCAGGAGACTGGAACGACTGGATCATCTAGCAGAGAAATTCAGGCAGAAGGCTACCAACCATCAGAGCTGGGCTGCAG GTAAGGAGGAGATGTTGACCCGGAAGGACTACGAGTCAGCATCTTTAATGGAAGTCCGAGCTTTGCTGAGGAAACACGAGGCATTTGAGAGTGACCTTTCCGCCCACCAGGACAGAGTTGAGCAGATTGCTGCTATTGCTCAGGAGCTCAA TGAGCTGGACTATCATGATGTTGCTTCAGTGAATCAAAGGTGTCAAAGTATTTGTGACCTCTGGGACCAACTGGGTACACTCACTCAGAAACGCAGAGAGTCTTTGGAG AGGACAGAGAAACTTTTGGAGACGGTGGAGCAGTTGTTTCTGGAATACGCAAAGAGATCTGCACCCTTTAATAACTGGATGGAGGGAGCCATGGAAGACTTACAGGATATGTTCATAGTGCACACCATTGAAGAGGTCCAG ACTCTGATAGCTGCTCACGAGCAGTTTAAGGCCACACTTCCTGAGGCAGATGCAGAAAGGCAGGCGATCCTTGGCATACAGCAGGAAGTCCTGAAGATCTCTCAGAATTACGGCATTCGTGGAGACCTCACCAACCCCTACAGCACCATAACTACAGAAGAGATTGCCATCAAGTGGGACAAG GTGAAGAAGCTGGTTCCCCAGCGTGACAGTGCACTGCAGGAGGAGTTAGCGCTACAGCATGCTAACGAAAGGCTCAGACGCCAGTTTGCTGCTCAAGCCAACCTCATCGGACCCTGGATACAGGCCAGGATGGAG gAAATTGGTCGTTGTTCTATGGCGATGGGCGGGACTTTGGAGGATCAGATGACCCAGCTGAAGCAATGTGAGCATGTGATCGTCAGCTATAAACCCAACATAGACAGACTGGAGGGAGATCACCAACTCATCCAGGAGTCACTTATCTTTGACAACAAGCATACTAACTACACTATGGag CATATTCGTGTTGGCTGGGAGCTCCTTTTGACTACAGTCGCTCGCACTATTAATGAAATCGAGACTCAAATTCTGACACGTGATGCAAAGGGCATCAGCCAGGAGCAGATGAATGAATTCCGATCCTCTTTCAACCACTTTGATCGG AAGAAGAATGGGGCGATGGATTCTGATGACTTTAGGGCCTGTCTGATCTCGATGGGTTATGATCTG ggTGAGGTGGAGTTTGCTCGGATCATGATGCTGGTTGATCCAAATGCTTCAGGCGTTGTGTCATTCCAGTCTTTCATTGACTTCATGACAAGAGAGACAGCGGACACAGACACAGCTGAACAGGTCATCGCTTCCTTCAGGATCCTCGCTGCagacaag CCATATATTCTGGCAGATGAGTTGAGACGAGAGCTTCCTCCAGACCAGGCAGAGTACTGCATCAGCAGGATGCCCCCATACTCTGGCCCTGGAGCTCTGCCTGGAGCCCTGGACTACACTGCCTTCTCCAGTGCCCTCTATGGAGAGAGTGACCTTTAA
- the LOC109074501 gene encoding alpha-actinin-2 isoform X3, producing MMNQIDLSDPYDNGYEPDDYMMPEEEWDRDLLLDPAWEKQQRKTFTAWCNSHLRKAGTQIENIEEDFRNGLKLMLLLEVISGERLPKPDRGKMRFHKIANVNKALDFITSKGVKLVSIGAEEIVDGNVKMTLGMIWTIILRFAIQDISVEETSAKEGLLLWCQRKTAPYRNVNVQNFHVSWKDGLALCALIHRHRPDLIDYAKLNKDDPLGNLNLAFDIAEKHLDIPKMLDAEDILNTPKPDERAIMTYVSCFYHAFAGAEQAETAANRICKVLGVNQENEKLMEDYERLASELLEWIRRTIPWLENRVPEKTMSEMQRKLEDFRDYRRKHKPPKVQEKCQLEISFNTLQTKLRISNRPAFMPSEGKMVSDIASAWQGLEQVEKGYEEWLLTEIRRLERLDHLAEKFRQKATNHQSWAAGKEEMLTRKDYESASLMEVRALLRKHEAFESDLSAHQDRVEQIAAIAQELNELDYHDVASVNQRCQSICDLWDQLGTLTQKRRESLERTEKLLETVEQLFLEYAKRSAPFNNWMEGAMEDLQDMFIVHTIEEVQTLIAAHEQFKATLPEADAERQAILGIQQEVLKISQNYGIRGDLTNPYSTITTEEIAIKWDKVKKLVPQRDSALQEELALQHANERLRRQFAAQANLIGPWIQARMEEIGRCSMAMGGTLEDQMTQLKQCEHVIVSYKPNIDRLEGDHQLIQESLIFDNKHTNYTMEHIRVGWELLLTTVARTINEIETQILTRDAKGISQEQMNEFRSSFNHFDREERGKLRPDEFRACLISFEHLGSDKQKKNGAMDSDDFRACLISMGYDLGEVEFARIMMLVDPNASGVVSFQSFIDFMTRETADTDTAEQVIASFRILAADKPYILADELRRELPPDQAEYCISRMPPYSGPGALPGALDYTAFSSALYGESDL from the exons ATGATGAATCAGATCGACCTTTCGGATCCATATGATAATGGATATGAACCGGACGACTACATGATGCCCGAGGAAGAATGGGACCGGGATTTACTGCTAGATCCAGCTTGGGAAAAACAGCAACGGAAG ACGTTCACGGCCTGGTGCAACTCTCACCTGAGGAAAGCTGGGACACAGATTGAGAACATAGAGGAAGACTTCAGGAATGGCCTTAAACTAATGCTGCTGCTTGAAGTCATCTCAG GTGAGAGGTTACCCAAGCCTGACAGAGGAAAGATGCGTTTTCACAAGATAGCCAATGTCAACAAAGCCCTTGATTTCATCACCAGTAAAGGAGTGAAACTGGTCTCCATTGGAGCTGAAG AAATTGTGGATGGAAATGTGAAAATGACTCTTGGAATGATCTGGACCATCATCCTTCGCTTCGCCATTCAGGATATCTCTGTTGAAG AAACTTCGGCCAAAGAAGGACTTCTGCTGTGGTGTCAGAGGAAGACTGCTCCCTACAGGAATGTCAATGTTCAAAACTTTCATGTCAG CTGGAAGGATGGATTGGCGCTGTGCGCTCTTATCCACAGGCACAGGCCTGACCTCATTGACTACGCCAAACTCAACAAG GATGATCCTCTGGGTAATCTGAATTTGGCATTTGACATTGCTGAAAAACATTTGGACATCCCCAAAATGCTGGATGCCGAGG ACATCCTGAACACCCCTAAGCCTGATGAGAGAGCTATTATGACATATGTGTCCTGTTTCTACCATGCCTTTGCTGGAGCTGAACAG GCTGAAACTGCTGCTAACAGGATCTGTAAGGTGCTGGGAGTGAATCAGGAAAATGAGAAGCTGATGGAGGACTATGAAAGACTGGCTAGTGAG CTGTTGGAGTGGATCAGACGTACAATTCCTTGGCTTGAGAATCGTGTGCCGGAGAAGACCATGTCGGAGATGCAGCGGAAGCTGGAGGATTTCCGAGATTACCGCAGGAAGCACAAACCTCCCAAAGTGCAGGAGAAGTGTCAACTGGAAATCAGCTTCAACACCCTTCAGACTAAACTCCGCATTAGCAACCGGCCTGCGTTTATGCCCTCTGAGGGCAAGATGGTTTCG gACATAGCAAGTGCATGGCAGGGGCTGGAACAGGTAGAGAAGGGCTATGAGGAATGGCTGCTGACAGAGATCAGGAGACTGGAACGACTGGATCATCTAGCAGAGAAATTCAGGCAGAAGGCTACCAACCATCAGAGCTGGGCTGCAG GTAAGGAGGAGATGTTGACCCGGAAGGACTACGAGTCAGCATCTTTAATGGAAGTCCGAGCTTTGCTGAGGAAACACGAGGCATTTGAGAGTGACCTTTCCGCCCACCAGGACAGAGTTGAGCAGATTGCTGCTATTGCTCAGGAGCTCAA TGAGCTGGACTATCATGATGTTGCTTCAGTGAATCAAAGGTGTCAAAGTATTTGTGACCTCTGGGACCAACTGGGTACACTCACTCAGAAACGCAGAGAGTCTTTGGAG AGGACAGAGAAACTTTTGGAGACGGTGGAGCAGTTGTTTCTGGAATACGCAAAGAGATCTGCACCCTTTAATAACTGGATGGAGGGAGCCATGGAAGACTTACAGGATATGTTCATAGTGCACACCATTGAAGAGGTCCAG ACTCTGATAGCTGCTCACGAGCAGTTTAAGGCCACACTTCCTGAGGCAGATGCAGAAAGGCAGGCGATCCTTGGCATACAGCAGGAAGTCCTGAAGATCTCTCAGAATTACGGCATTCGTGGAGACCTCACCAACCCCTACAGCACCATAACTACAGAAGAGATTGCCATCAAGTGGGACAAG GTGAAGAAGCTGGTTCCCCAGCGTGACAGTGCACTGCAGGAGGAGTTAGCGCTACAGCATGCTAACGAAAGGCTCAGACGCCAGTTTGCTGCTCAAGCCAACCTCATCGGACCCTGGATACAGGCCAGGATGGAG gAAATTGGTCGTTGTTCTATGGCGATGGGCGGGACTTTGGAGGATCAGATGACCCAGCTGAAGCAATGTGAGCATGTGATCGTCAGCTATAAACCCAACATAGACAGACTGGAGGGAGATCACCAACTCATCCAGGAGTCACTTATCTTTGACAACAAGCATACTAACTACACTATGGag CATATTCGTGTTGGCTGGGAGCTCCTTTTGACTACAGTCGCTCGCACTATTAATGAAATCGAGACTCAAATTCTGACACGTGATGCAAAGGGCATCAGCCAGGAGCAGATGAATGAATTCCGATCCTCTTTCAACCACTTTGATCGG GAGGAGAGGGGTAAACTGAGGCCTGATGAGTTTAGAGCATGTCTGATCAGTTTTGAACATTTAGGAAGTGACAAACAG AAGAAGAATGGGGCGATGGATTCTGATGACTTTAGGGCCTGTCTGATCTCGATGGGTTATGATCTG ggTGAGGTGGAGTTTGCTCGGATCATGATGCTGGTTGATCCAAATGCTTCAGGCGTTGTGTCATTCCAGTCTTTCATTGACTTCATGACAAGAGAGACAGCGGACACAGACACAGCTGAACAGGTCATCGCTTCCTTCAGGATCCTCGCTGCagacaag CCATATATTCTGGCAGATGAGTTGAGACGAGAGCTTCCTCCAGACCAGGCAGAGTACTGCATCAGCAGGATGCCCCCATACTCTGGCCCTGGAGCTCTGCCTGGAGCCCTGGACTACACTGCCTTCTCCAGTGCCCTCTATGGAGAGAGTGACCTTTAA